One Salvelinus sp. IW2-2015 linkage group LG35, ASM291031v2, whole genome shotgun sequence DNA segment encodes these proteins:
- the LOC111959209 gene encoding protein rapunzel-like, producing the protein MASQLQKIVSEKKNMVETVMEVFEQGAEVVASIAGDLFPIFAIAAPIVKLALDNVESKEAVFMKEQFQKVRERLEVISEEMQRINEEIKKSGADAAYFSVEENISNQFRKYMDILNAKPKFREVKKKLFMEHFVKTGGDKNLHTLYSAVTGDNFSGESVLEITLNYEEKSRRAMEDFCARLKNLFCLGLIALMGYTALKDXXDEEKLLQDWGEKMKEVQVKMNAVIEDCITSFSKQAELDSLRLVRDHSDLSNQQLADAILEKMKKKYDWVCWSVRIFSSPSGLFSNKKXIQCPTGKNRFQVPATDEKLNVMVSYSASPEPLNKAHIQQLIQSQKKLTVVGTAELLFEQLPGACAVHTVKTCKDLACAWSFAEELHYWEQHKNFYVCVHCN; encoded by the coding sequence ATGGCCAGCCAGCTACAGAAGATTGTATCAGAGAAGAAGAACATGGTAGAGACTGTAATGGAAGTGTTTGAACAGGGAGCTGAGGTGGTGGCCAGTATCGCAGGTGACCTCTTCCCTATTTTCGCCATCGCTGCTCCCATCGTGAAATTGGCCCTGGACAATGTGGAGAGTAAGGAAGCTGTGTTCATGAAGGAGCAGTTCCAGAAGGTTCGTGAACGCCTGGAGGTGATTTCAGAGGAGATGCAGCGGATTAACGAGGAAATCAAGAAGAGCGGCGCGGACGCTGCCTACTTTTCTGTAGAGGAGAACATATCTAACCAGTTCCGCAAGTACATGGACATCCTCAATGCCAAACCCAAGTTTCGTGAGGTCAAAAAGAAGCTTTTCATGGAGCATTTTGTCAAAACAGGTGGCGACAAAAACCTACATACCCTCTACAGTGCCGTGACAGGAGACAACTTCTCTGGAGAGTCAGTGTTGGAGATTACTCTTAACTATGAGGAGAAAAGTCGACGCGCCATGGAAGACTTCTGTGCCAGGTTGAAGAACCTCTTTTGCYTAGGCCTCATCGCTCTGATGGGTTACACCGCACTYAAGGACTGRGYTGACGAAGAGAAGCTTCTTCAAGACTGGGGTGAAAAGATGAAGGAGGTACAGGTGAAAATGAATGCTGTCATCGAGGACTGCATCACCAGCTTCTCCAAGCAGGCTGAACTGGATTCCCTGAGGTTGGTTAGGGACCATTCTGACCTGAGCAACCAGCAGCTGGCTGACGCCATTTTGGAGAAGATGAAAAAAAAGTATGACTGGGTGTGCTGGTCTGTCCGTATATTCAGCTCCCCTTCGGGCTTGTTCTCGAACAAAAAAYACATCCAGTGCCCCACAGGAAAAAATCGCTTTCAGGTGCCAGCGACAGACGAGAAGCTGAACGTCATGGTGTCCTACAGTGCCTCGCCCGAGCCTCTGAACAAGGCCCACATCCAGCAGCTGATCCAGAGTCAGAAGAAACTCACCGTAGTGGGTACAGCTGAGCTCCTGTTTGAGCAGTTGCCAGGTGCATGTGCAGTCCACACGGTAAAGACTTGCAAAGACCTGGCTTGTGCCTGGAGCTTTGCCGAAGAGCTACACTACTGGGAGCAGCACAAGAACTTCTATGTTTGCGTTCACTGCAATTGA
- the LOC111959015 gene encoding protein rapunzel, whose product MTSVAEWLVQNRGKIEKGVEIMGQASAVLAATVGQLHPVLEAVFVASSEILSNPEGQDARYLTEQFSMVNQKLEGIQAEIEQIALELQRTSLNKQNFDREAQMLSQYEKFQDFVNAKPKFKEKKMEKFLSHYENTDTDLNLDALYNAVTGDNTSGDPMLETVVSTEQRSRRAVEDFCARLKKLFVVGIIAVMGYASLKEGVVGDEMVKKWQERMEDVENRMKAAVDDCTENFADQAKLDMENQLQEKPGSVDLDFTKSLLDTLIKKYDWVSWSIRVFNDKERIFFFNWLAGKKYHGSEGGANYFDVLTKNNIKVVISFSVQPKPINKGQIQQEIEGQKLKGNMMDVAQVLSRSLPNCLVHAVSHYKEVVETNNFQEDSYYYGKHKKAYLCIHPE is encoded by the coding sequence ATGACCAGTGTGGCAGAATGGCTCGTGCAGAACAGGGGCAAGATCGAGAAGGGGGTGGAGATCATGGGACAGGCCTCCGCAGTCCTGGCAGCCACTGTGGGTCAGCTCCATCCCGTCCTGGAGGCCGTGTTTGTAGCCTCCTCTGAGATCCTCAGCAACCCGGAAGGGCAGGATGCCCGTTACCTGACTGAGCAGTTCAGCATGGTCAACCAAAAACTGGAAGGCATCCAGGCTGAGATCGAACAAATCGCCCTGGAGCTGCAGAGAACCTCCTTGAATAAGCAGAACTTTGACCGTGAGGCACAAATGCTCAGCCAGTACGAAAAGTTCCAGGACTTTGTCAACGCCAAGCCCAAGTTCAAAGAGAAGAAGATGGAGAAGTTCCTCAGCCATTATGAGAACACGGACACGGACTTGAACCTGGACGCGCTCTATAATGCCGTTACCGGGGACAATACCTCAGGTGACCCCATGCTGGAGACAGTGGTTTCCACAGAACAAAGGAGTAGAAGGGCGGTAGAAGATTTCTGCGCCAGGCTTAAGAAGCTCTTTGTGGTGGGCATCATTGCTGTCATGGGTTACGCCAGCCTCAAGGAAGGGGTTGTGGGGGATGAGATGGTGAAGAAGTGGCAGGAGCGTATGGAAGATGTTGAGAACCGCATGAAAGCAGCGGTGGATGATTGCACTGAAAACTTCGCTGATCAAGCCAAATTGGACATGGAAAACCAGCTTCAGGAGAAACCTGGCAGTGTTGACCTTGACTTCACCAAATCCCTATTGGACACACTTATTAAGAAATATGACTGGGTTAGCTGGTCTATCAGGGTCTTCAATGACAAGGAGCGCATTTTCTTTTTCAACTGGCTAGCTGGAAAGAAATACCATGGCAGTGAGGGAGGAGCTAATTACTTTGATGTGTTGACCAAGAACAACATCAAAGTGGTGATCTCTTTCAGTGTTCAGCCTAAGCCTATCAACAAGGGTCAGATTCAGCAAGAAATTGAGGGGCAGAAACTGAAGGGGAACATGATGGATGTGGCTCAGGTCCTCAGCAGAAGTCTCCCCAACTGCTTGGTGCATGCTGTCAGCCACTATAAGGAAGTGGTGGAGACCAACAACTTCCAAGAGGATTCTTACTACTATGGAAAACACAAAAAAGCATACTTATGCATTCATCCTGAGTAG